In Zalophus californianus isolate mZalCal1 chromosome 17, mZalCal1.pri.v2, whole genome shotgun sequence, one DNA window encodes the following:
- the CYTH2 gene encoding cytohesin-2 isoform X2 has protein sequence MEDGVYEPPDLTPEERMELENIRRRKQELLVEIQRLREELSEAMSEVEGLEANEGSKTLQRNRKMAMGRKKFNMDPKKGIQFLVENELLQNTPEEIARFLYKGEGLNKTAIGDYLGEREELNLAVLHAFVDLHEFTDLNLVQALRQFLWSFRLPGEAQKIDRMMEAFAQRYCLCNPGVFQSTDTCYVLSFAVIMLNTSLHNPNVRDKPGLERFVAMNRGINEGGDLPEELLRNLYDSIRNEPFKIPEDDGNDLTHTFFNPDREGWLLKLGGGRVKTWKRRWFILTDNCLYYFEYTTDKEPRGIIPLENLSIREVDDPRKPNCFELYIPNNKGQLIKACKTEADGRVVEGNHMVYRISAPTQEEKEEWIKSIQAAVSVDPFYEMLAARKKRISVKKKQEQP, from the exons ATGGAGGACGGTGTCTATG AGCCCCCAGACCTGACTCCGGAGGAGCGGATGGAGCTGGAGAACATCCGGCGGCGGAAGCAAGAGCTGCTGGTGGAGATCCAGCGCCTTCGGGAGGAGCTCAGTGAAGCCATGAGCGAGGTGGAGGGTCTGGAGGCCAATGAGGGCAG TAAGACCTTGCAGCGGAACCGAAAGATGGCAATGGGCAGGAAGAAGTTCAACATGGATCCCAAGAAG GGGATCCAGTTTTTGGTGGAGAATGAACTTCTACAGAACACACCTGAGGAGATCGCCCGCTTCCTGTACAAGGGCGAGGGCCTGAACAAGACAGCCATCGGGGATTACCTGGGGGAGAG GGAAGAGCTGAACCTGGCAGTGCTTCATGCCTTTGTGGATCTGCACGAGTTTACTGACCTCAATCTGGTGCAGGCCCTCAG GCAGTTTCTCTGGAGCTTTCGCCTCCCCGGAGAGGCCCAGAAGATTGACCGGATGATGGAGGCCTTTGCCCAGCGGTATTGCCTGTGCAACCCCGGGGTCTTCCAGTCCACAG ACACGTGCTACGTGCTGTCCTTCGCCGTGATCATGCTGAACACCAGCCTTCACAATCCCAACGTCCGGGACAAGCCAGGCCTGGAGCGCTTCGTGGCCATGAACCGGGGCATCAACGAGGGTGGGGACCTGCCCGAGGAGCTGCTCAGG AACCTCTACGACAGCATCCGAAATGAGCCCTTCAAGATTCCTGAGGATGATGGGAATGACCTGACCCACACCTTCTTCAACCCGGATCGGGAGGGCTGGCTCCTTAAGCTGGG AGGGGGCCGGGTGAAGACGTGGAAGCGGCGCTGGTTTATCCTCACAGACAACTGCCTCTACTATTTTGAGTACACCACg GACAAGGAACCCCGTGGAATTATCCCCCTGGAGAATCTGAGCATCCGAGAAGTGGATGACCCCCGAAAACCG AACTGCTTTGAGCTTTACATCCCCAACAACAAGGGGCAGCTCATCAAAGCCTGTAAAACCGAGGCGGACGGCCGGGTGGTTGAGGGGAACCACATGGTGTACCGGATCTCGGCCCCgacccaggaggagaaggaggaatggATCAAGTCCATCCA GGCAGCCGTGAGTGTGGACCCCTTCTATGAGATGCTGGCAGCGAGGAAGAAGCGGATTTCTGTCAAGAAGAAGCAGGAGCAGCCctga
- the CYTH2 gene encoding cytohesin-2 isoform X1, with protein MEAEKQGLSPLPKPPDLTPEERMELENIRRRKQELLVEIQRLREELSEAMSEVEGLEANEGSKTLQRNRKMAMGRKKFNMDPKKGIQFLVENELLQNTPEEIARFLYKGEGLNKTAIGDYLGEREELNLAVLHAFVDLHEFTDLNLVQALRQFLWSFRLPGEAQKIDRMMEAFAQRYCLCNPGVFQSTDTCYVLSFAVIMLNTSLHNPNVRDKPGLERFVAMNRGINEGGDLPEELLRNLYDSIRNEPFKIPEDDGNDLTHTFFNPDREGWLLKLGGRVKTWKRRWFILTDNCLYYFEYTTDKEPRGIIPLENLSIREVDDPRKPNCFELYIPNNKGQLIKACKTEADGRVVEGNHMVYRISAPTQEEKEEWIKSIQAAVSVDPFYEMLAARKKRISVKKKQEQP; from the exons ATGGAGGCAGAAAAGCAAGGCCTCAGCCCCCTTCCAA AGCCCCCAGACCTGACTCCGGAGGAGCGGATGGAGCTGGAGAACATCCGGCGGCGGAAGCAAGAGCTGCTGGTGGAGATCCAGCGCCTTCGGGAGGAGCTCAGTGAAGCCATGAGCGAGGTGGAGGGTCTGGAGGCCAATGAGGGCAG TAAGACCTTGCAGCGGAACCGAAAGATGGCAATGGGCAGGAAGAAGTTCAACATGGATCCCAAGAAG GGGATCCAGTTTTTGGTGGAGAATGAACTTCTACAGAACACACCTGAGGAGATCGCCCGCTTCCTGTACAAGGGCGAGGGCCTGAACAAGACAGCCATCGGGGATTACCTGGGGGAGAG GGAAGAGCTGAACCTGGCAGTGCTTCATGCCTTTGTGGATCTGCACGAGTTTACTGACCTCAATCTGGTGCAGGCCCTCAG GCAGTTTCTCTGGAGCTTTCGCCTCCCCGGAGAGGCCCAGAAGATTGACCGGATGATGGAGGCCTTTGCCCAGCGGTATTGCCTGTGCAACCCCGGGGTCTTCCAGTCCACAG ACACGTGCTACGTGCTGTCCTTCGCCGTGATCATGCTGAACACCAGCCTTCACAATCCCAACGTCCGGGACAAGCCAGGCCTGGAGCGCTTCGTGGCCATGAACCGGGGCATCAACGAGGGTGGGGACCTGCCCGAGGAGCTGCTCAGG AACCTCTACGACAGCATCCGAAATGAGCCCTTCAAGATTCCTGAGGATGATGGGAATGACCTGACCCACACCTTCTTCAACCCGGATCGGGAGGGCTGGCTCCTTAAGCTGG GGGGCCGGGTGAAGACGTGGAAGCGGCGCTGGTTTATCCTCACAGACAACTGCCTCTACTATTTTGAGTACACCACg GACAAGGAACCCCGTGGAATTATCCCCCTGGAGAATCTGAGCATCCGAGAAGTGGATGACCCCCGAAAACCG AACTGCTTTGAGCTTTACATCCCCAACAACAAGGGGCAGCTCATCAAAGCCTGTAAAACCGAGGCGGACGGCCGGGTGGTTGAGGGGAACCACATGGTGTACCGGATCTCGGCCCCgacccaggaggagaaggaggaatggATCAAGTCCATCCA GGCAGCCGTGAGTGTGGACCCCTTCTATGAGATGCTGGCAGCGAGGAAGAAGCGGATTTCTGTCAAGAAGAAGCAGGAGCAGCCctga